A single region of the Deltaproteobacteria bacterium genome encodes:
- a CDS encoding putative sulfate/molybdate transporter: protein MIRREHIRFDRMEFAGSLGDLGTLLPLAVGMIMINGLNPQGLFLAAGLFYILGGVYYRIPVPVQPMKVIGAYAVATGLSAQQISASGAWMALILLIVGLTGLIDLIGRYTPKSVIRGVQLSTGGLLMAQGIKLMWGTASFQALRSVAEPYLKIQSLGPVPIGILLGVAGIALTLLLLENRRFPAGLIVVAGGMVVGLLAGTREGMGSLKLGLHLPAVLPFGLPSADDFSMALLMLVLPQAPMTIGNAVVAYADLSKEYYQEASDKVTYKNVCFSMAAGNILSFLVGGMPVCHGAGGLAAHYRFGARTAGSNLIIGAIFLFLALFLGTGILAVVYLIPLSILGVLLLYAGSQLGMTIMDLMSRKDFFVVLVMLGITLATNLAVAFIVGIALAYALKSERLSV, encoded by the coding sequence ATGATTCGACGGGAGCATATCAGATTCGACCGCATGGAGTTCGCCGGGTCCCTCGGCGACCTGGGTACCCTGCTGCCTCTGGCTGTCGGGATGATCATGATCAACGGTCTGAACCCCCAGGGCCTCTTTCTGGCCGCCGGCCTTTTCTATATCCTGGGTGGCGTTTACTACCGTATTCCCGTCCCGGTGCAGCCCATGAAAGTCATCGGCGCCTACGCCGTCGCCACCGGGCTCTCCGCCCAGCAGATATCGGCATCCGGCGCCTGGATGGCCCTGATTTTACTGATCGTCGGCCTTACAGGCCTGATCGACCTCATCGGCCGGTATACCCCCAAATCGGTCATCCGGGGCGTCCAGCTTTCCACCGGCGGCCTCCTGATGGCCCAGGGCATAAAGCTCATGTGGGGAACCGCTTCGTTTCAGGCCCTGCGGTCCGTAGCCGAACCCTATCTCAAGATCCAGAGCCTGGGACCCGTGCCCATAGGCATTCTTCTCGGCGTAGCCGGCATTGCCCTGACACTGCTGCTGCTGGAAAACCGCCGCTTTCCCGCCGGTCTGATCGTCGTCGCCGGAGGCATGGTCGTCGGGCTGCTGGCCGGCACCCGCGAAGGCATGGGCAGCCTCAAGCTCGGATTGCATTTGCCTGCGGTGCTGCCCTTCGGCCTGCCATCTGCAGATGACTTCTCCATGGCACTCTTGATGCTGGTGCTTCCCCAGGCCCCCATGACCATCGGCAATGCGGTCGTGGCCTATGCAGACCTGTCCAAAGAATACTATCAGGAGGCCTCGGACAAGGTGACCTATAAAAACGTCTGCTTCAGCATGGCGGCCGGCAACATCCTGTCATTTCTCGTGGGCGGCATGCCGGTCTGTCACGGTGCCGGCGGGCTGGCCGCTCACTACCGCTTCGGTGCCCGCACGGCCGGCTCCAACCTGATCATCGGCGCGATCTTCCTGTTCCTGGCCCTCTTCCTGGGCACCGGCATCCTGGCGGTTGTCTATCTGATCCCCCTTTCCATCCTGGGGGTGCTGCTCCTCTACGCCGGCAGCCAGCTGGGCATGACCATCATGGACCTCATGTCACGCAAGGATTTCTTCGTCGTGCTGGTCATGCTGGGCATCACCCTGGCCACCAACCTGGCGGTGGCCTTTATCGTCGGCATTGCCCTGGCTTACGCCCTCAAGTCGGAGCGGCTGTCCGTTTAA
- a CDS encoding Rrf2 family transcriptional regulator has translation MRLTTKSRYGTRLILDLAVNAKKGPVPLRDVSRRQNISLKYLEQLIRKLKEAGLIKSQRGPFGGHMLNKPPDSITVGDIVRTLEETEAITDCAERDEKLCGVCNKAGDCLSRWVWIAASNAMFECLDDITIGGLLDGTCGHLEKPEKPRLT, from the coding sequence ATGAGGCTGACGACCAAAAGCAGATATGGCACACGGTTGATTCTCGATCTGGCGGTTAACGCAAAGAAAGGACCGGTTCCACTCAGAGATGTATCCAGGCGGCAGAATATTTCGCTGAAGTACCTGGAGCAGCTGATCCGGAAACTGAAAGAGGCCGGTTTGATCAAAAGTCAGCGAGGGCCATTCGGCGGACACATGCTGAACAAACCGCCGGACAGTATCACCGTGGGGGACATTGTCAGGACGCTGGAGGAAACCGAGGCGATTACCGACTGTGCCGAAAGGGATGAAAAACTGTGCGGTGTCTGCAACAAGGCAGGCGATTGTCTTTCCCGCTGGGTGTGGATCGCGGCCAGCAACGCCATGTTCGAGTGCCTCGATGACATTACCATCGGCGGCTTGTTGGACGGAACGTGCGGGCACCTTGAGAAGCCAGAAAAGCCGCGTCTAACATAG
- a CDS encoding response regulator, which translates to MAAEILLIDKDKSHADALRVYLERQQLDVYQADSTDDVLMMFDHMSADIVLADAGLPDMDAVYLLKQIKKTHPHIQLIVMSTADRIDQILDLLKQDVVHYLMKPVKSAALDLAVKQALTWMAMNKKIARYKKRFKELSNAQNLYQQLFDEVPCYISVQDKEFRLTATNRMFKRDFGDEIGSPCYEVYKHRGTPCQECPVAATFNDGLPHPTEEIVTSKSGKQYNVLTWTAPIRNSLGQITQVMEMSTNITRLRQLQDHLTSLGLMIGSMSHGVKGMLTALDGGIYQLETGLARNDDKRIDKAFNQVKQMTDRIRKMVLDILYYAKSRQLTYESIDAGRMAGKVLGDAKAIARKNNIELEATIAPDLGEIEVDANWMQAALVNFMENAVDACRFDRNQKNHVVKFDVFESGNGHICFIVQDNGMGMDRETREKMFTLFFTSKGSQGTGLGLFIANRVIQRHGGTIKVESELKKGSRFEICLPRKRPEHPPLPDDPGKWADRPVDGIHMGKS; encoded by the coding sequence ATGGCGGCCGAAATATTACTCATAGACAAGGACAAAAGCCACGCCGATGCCCTGAGAGTCTATCTCGAAAGACAGCAGCTCGATGTCTATCAAGCCGACAGTACGGATGATGTTTTGATGATGTTCGATCATATGAGCGCCGACATCGTGTTGGCCGATGCGGGTCTTCCGGATATGGATGCGGTCTATCTCCTGAAGCAGATAAAAAAAACCCATCCGCACATTCAACTCATTGTCATGTCTACCGCAGACCGGATCGATCAGATATTGGACCTCTTGAAGCAGGATGTCGTACATTACCTGATGAAGCCTGTGAAAAGCGCTGCCCTGGATCTGGCCGTAAAGCAGGCACTGACCTGGATGGCCATGAATAAAAAGATTGCGCGGTACAAGAAAAGGTTCAAGGAGCTTAGCAATGCTCAGAATTTGTACCAGCAGCTTTTCGACGAGGTGCCCTGTTACATATCCGTTCAGGACAAGGAATTCCGCTTGACGGCAACCAACCGGATGTTCAAAAGAGATTTCGGTGACGAAATCGGATCCCCTTGTTATGAAGTCTACAAGCATCGGGGGACACCCTGCCAGGAGTGTCCGGTTGCAGCGACCTTCAACGATGGTTTGCCCCACCCGACAGAGGAAATCGTCACGTCGAAATCAGGGAAGCAGTACAACGTGCTGACCTGGACTGCACCCATCAGGAATTCTCTGGGGCAGATCACCCAGGTGATGGAGATGTCCACCAATATTACCCGGCTGAGGCAACTTCAGGACCATCTGACATCCCTTGGCCTGATGATCGGTTCCATGTCCCACGGTGTCAAAGGGATGCTGACGGCTCTGGATGGCGGCATTTATCAGCTGGAAACCGGATTGGCCCGCAACGATGACAAGCGCATCGACAAAGCCTTCAACCAGGTCAAACAGATGACGGACAGAATTCGTAAAATGGTCCTGGATATACTGTATTACGCAAAATCCCGGCAACTAACTTACGAATCTATCGATGCCGGTCGTATGGCAGGCAAGGTACTTGGAGATGCAAAGGCCATCGCCAGAAAGAACAACATCGAACTGGAGGCCACTATCGCACCTGACCTGGGCGAAATCGAGGTCGATGCCAACTGGATGCAGGCCGCCCTGGTCAACTTTATGGAAAATGCAGTGGATGCCTGTAGATTCGATCGAAACCAAAAGAATCATGTCGTTAAATTCGACGTGTTCGAATCGGGGAACGGGCATATTTGCTTCATCGTCCAGGACAACGGCATGGGGATGGATCGCGAAACGCGGGAAAAAATGTTTACCCTTTTTTTCACTTCCAAGGGGTCGCAGGGAACCGGCCTGGGGCTTTTTATCGCCAACCGGGTGATCCAACGACACGGCGGCACCATCAAGGTCGAATCCGAGCTGAAGAAGGGTTCGCGGTTTGAAATATGTCTGCCCAGAAAGAGACCCGAGCATCCCCCGTTGCCTGATGACCCCGGGAAATGGGCCGACCGACCGGTGGATGGCATCCACATGGGAAAATCATGA
- a CDS encoding response regulator, translating into MKKKILIIDDDPNIVDYLVTLFEDEGYATCSAGNAQEGFDVARKERPDLITLDLEMPGEWGPRFYRKMSEVKELKNTPVIVITGFSGSEHAIGKAVASLTKPFDREELLAIVKEYI; encoded by the coding sequence ATGAAAAAGAAGATTCTGATTATCGATGATGATCCCAATATCGTTGACTACCTGGTTACACTGTTTGAAGACGAGGGGTACGCAACCTGCTCGGCCGGCAACGCCCAGGAGGGGTTTGACGTTGCCAGAAAGGAACGCCCCGATCTGATTACCCTCGATCTTGAAATGCCCGGAGAGTGGGGGCCGCGGTTTTATCGCAAAATGAGCGAAGTGAAAGAACTCAAGAATACGCCGGTGATCGTCATCACCGGGTTTTCCGGGAGTGAGCATGCTATCGGTAAAGCTGTGGCCAGTTTAACCAAACCGTTCGATCGTGAAGAACTGCTGGCCATTGTCAAGGAATATATATGA
- a CDS encoding universal stress protein has protein sequence MFKKILFATSATEASDHAARVAFNMAQNYKAHITIFHVLGVPTRGFSQIVMDVKTKEKVVLDDDYTAWVEEEIKTHYAVQLETADDYDIKVTIGFPHREILREARQSAPDLIVLGGSTGDAETSVYKKGMAGSTLQRVSKAAPCPVLVVNRPSASFWGGMSNIVFGTDFSKASDAAFTFACKLARELNCEMHIFHALDISTMHMGRLLTQDEIESRIRASLRMIRGRYVAKIKDDLNDYSFDVWEGVPYVEIVKYAREKHADLIVMAHHAQKVGETDDRLGSNIEQVIVRAGCPVISVNR, from the coding sequence ATGTTTAAAAAAATATTGTTTGCTACATCTGCGACAGAAGCGAGCGACCACGCAGCACGGGTAGCGTTCAACATGGCTCAGAATTACAAGGCCCACATCACCATTTTTCACGTGCTGGGGGTGCCCACCCGTGGGTTCAGCCAGATTGTCATGGATGTAAAAACCAAGGAGAAGGTGGTCCTCGACGACGATTACACCGCCTGGGTTGAAGAGGAAATCAAGACCCATTATGCGGTTCAGCTTGAAACGGCGGATGATTACGACATCAAGGTCACCATCGGGTTCCCGCATCGTGAAATCCTGCGTGAGGCCAGGCAGAGCGCTCCGGATCTTATCGTGCTGGGCGGCAGCACCGGAGATGCGGAGACGTCCGTTTATAAAAAGGGCATGGCGGGCTCCACCCTGCAGCGCGTGTCCAAGGCGGCCCCCTGCCCGGTTCTTGTCGTCAACCGGCCGTCCGCCTCTTTTTGGGGGGGGATGTCCAACATTGTTTTCGGAACGGATTTTTCGAAAGCATCCGATGCCGCCTTTACCTTTGCCTGCAAGCTGGCCAGGGAACTGAACTGCGAAATGCATATTTTCCACGCCCTCGACATCAGCACCATGCACATGGGGCGTCTGCTGACCCAGGACGAAATCGAATCCAGGATAAGGGCGTCTTTGAGGATGATACGCGGCCGATATGTTGCCAAAATCAAAGACGACCTCAACGACTATTCATTCGATGTCTGGGAGGGGGTGCCCTATGTCGAGATTGTAAAATACGCCCGGGAAAAGCACGCGGACCTGATCGTGATGGCCCACCACGCTCAGAAGGTGGGAGAAACGGACGACCGGCTGGGAAGCAATATCGAGCAGGTGATTGTCCGGGCGGGATGCCCGGTTATCAGTGTCAACAGATAA
- a CDS encoding 4Fe-4S dicluster domain-containing protein, producing MPEGTLCNKKPIETEEALKALLSDTGGRVYYEEMKSLDVDSALLWTTIRNSLKSRMKTWLEICAHCGMCADSCFLYLINDRDPKQVPAYKIQSTLGEIVKRQGKVDNDFMHMAMETAWAKCTCCNRCGMYCPHGIDMGIMFGYLRGLLYQQGFVPWELKIGAGMHRVYRAQMDVTDEDFVETFEWMVEEYEEDYPGLEVPVDVENADILYTVNAREVKHYPEDLAEAAILFHLAGEKWTVTSKGWEQTSLAMFAGDWAACKMQVESVYAAMERLKPKRMVGTECGHAHRATVVEGPYWAGRSNGLPPVESIHYVEWLAEALRKGKLKVDPAKRIKRPVTLQDSCNYIRNHGLKEITREIMSYIVEPGYFRDMAPNREHNYCCGGGGGFNGIGIYRPQRNKALITKRDQIMNTGAELVVAPCHNCWDAIRDLEEEYKIGIEWSFLKPLLISMVEVPEHLQPDA from the coding sequence ATGCCTGAAGGAACACTCTGCAATAAAAAACCGATAGAAACCGAGGAAGCCCTGAAGGCGCTTCTGTCGGATACCGGCGGGCGGGTCTACTATGAGGAGATGAAGTCGCTCGATGTCGACAGCGCCCTTCTGTGGACAACCATTCGAAACTCCTTGAAGTCCAGGATGAAAACCTGGCTGGAGATATGCGCCCATTGCGGCATGTGCGCCGACAGCTGCTTTCTCTATCTGATCAATGACCGCGACCCCAAACAGGTACCGGCGTACAAAATTCAATCCACGCTGGGGGAGATCGTCAAACGGCAGGGCAAGGTGGACAACGATTTCATGCACATGGCCATGGAAACCGCCTGGGCCAAATGCACCTGCTGCAATCGCTGCGGCATGTACTGCCCTCACGGCATCGATATGGGGATCATGTTCGGTTATCTACGGGGGCTTTTGTACCAGCAGGGATTCGTCCCCTGGGAACTGAAGATCGGCGCCGGCATGCACCGGGTGTATCGGGCGCAGATGGATGTGACCGACGAGGACTTTGTGGAAACCTTCGAATGGATGGTGGAAGAGTATGAAGAGGATTACCCTGGACTCGAGGTTCCGGTCGACGTTGAAAATGCCGACATCCTGTACACGGTGAATGCCAGGGAGGTCAAACATTACCCCGAGGATCTCGCCGAAGCAGCCATTCTTTTTCATCTGGCGGGCGAGAAATGGACCGTGACCTCCAAGGGGTGGGAACAGACAAGCCTTGCCATGTTTGCCGGTGACTGGGCCGCCTGCAAAATGCAGGTGGAAAGCGTCTATGCCGCCATGGAGCGTCTGAAACCCAAGCGCATGGTCGGGACCGAGTGCGGACATGCGCACCGGGCGACGGTTGTCGAAGGTCCCTACTGGGCCGGAAGAAGCAACGGGCTGCCGCCTGTCGAGTCGATTCATTACGTTGAATGGCTGGCCGAGGCATTGCGCAAAGGCAAGCTCAAGGTCGATCCGGCCAAACGGATTAAACGCCCGGTTACCCTTCAGGATTCCTGTAATTACATCCGCAATCACGGTTTAAAGGAAATTACCAGGGAAATCATGAGCTACATCGTCGAACCCGGGTATTTCAGGGATATGGCTCCCAACAGGGAGCACAATTACTGCTGCGGCGGCGGCGGCGGCTTCAACGGGATCGGTATTTATAGGCCCCAGCGAAACAAGGCCCTGATCACCAAACGGGACCAAATCATGAATACCGGTGCCGAATTGGTGGTTGCACCCTGCCACAACTGCTGGGATGCCATTCGTGATCTCGAGGAGGAGTATAAAATCGGTATCGAATGGTCCTTTTTAAAGCCGCTTCTAATCAGCATGGTCGAGGTGCCGGAGCACCTTCAGCCGGACGCATAA
- the hybB gene encoding Ni/Fe-hydrogenase cytochrome b subunit has translation MSQDDRRDKKILTPFNVVAGIIILVGLVLTVLRFTKGIGAVTNLDDNNPWGLWIGFDLLCGVALAAGGYVTSATCYIFGLKRYHSAVRPAILTAFLGYALVVFALHYDVGRPWRLPYPIFFSPGTTSLLYEVGLCVFLYLTVLFIEYSPAALEWLGFRKTRNIIVRMTLVLTILGVILSTLHQSSLGALFMIVPSKLHPLWYSSYLPVYFFVSSIFAGMSMVIFEGSLAHRYLHHKMDDAHLAKSEGVALGFAKAASFVMMGYVGIKVIGLAIDNNWHYLTTGWGVWYLVEMIGFVVLPAFVYALAARERNLRLARWAAAWSVGGLVLNRLNISMVAFNWQLPAAQRYVPSWMEIAISVFIVTVGVVVYRFIVTHMPILYEHPDYRHEH, from the coding sequence ATGTCGCAGGATGACAGACGTGACAAAAAAATACTCACCCCATTCAACGTGGTTGCCGGCATTATCATCCTCGTGGGCTTGGTGTTGACGGTTCTGCGCTTTACCAAGGGGATCGGGGCGGTTACCAACCTGGATGACAACAACCCCTGGGGGTTGTGGATCGGATTCGATCTGCTCTGTGGCGTCGCCCTGGCCGCCGGTGGTTATGTAACGTCCGCCACCTGCTACATCTTCGGCCTGAAACGCTACCACAGCGCTGTCCGGCCGGCGATCCTGACCGCCTTTCTCGGGTACGCCCTTGTCGTATTCGCTCTGCACTACGATGTCGGCCGCCCCTGGCGGCTGCCCTATCCCATTTTTTTCTCGCCGGGTACGACGTCTCTTCTATACGAAGTGGGCCTGTGCGTCTTTCTCTACCTGACCGTCCTGTTCATCGAATACAGCCCGGCCGCTCTCGAATGGCTGGGCTTCAGGAAGACAAGAAACATCATCGTGCGCATGACCCTGGTCTTGACCATTTTGGGGGTCATTCTTTCCACTCTCCACCAGTCATCCCTGGGCGCCCTGTTCATGATCGTACCATCCAAACTGCACCCCCTCTGGTATTCCAGCTACTTGCCGGTCTACTTCTTCGTTTCCAGCATATTTGCCGGCATGTCCATGGTGATCTTCGAGGGCAGTTTGGCGCATCGCTACCTGCATCACAAAATGGATGACGCCCATCTGGCCAAGAGCGAAGGTGTGGCCCTGGGGTTTGCCAAGGCAGCATCCTTCGTGATGATGGGGTATGTGGGCATCAAGGTGATCGGCCTGGCCATCGACAACAACTGGCACTACCTGACCACGGGCTGGGGGGTGTGGTATCTGGTGGAAATGATCGGCTTCGTGGTGTTGCCGGCCTTTGTCTATGCTCTGGCTGCAAGAGAGAGGAACCTGCGCCTTGCGCGGTGGGCCGCCGCCTGGTCGGTTGGGGGGCTGGTGCTGAACCGTCTGAACATATCCATGGTGGCGTTCAACTGGCAGCTGCCTGCAGCCCAAAGATACGTCCCGAGTTGGATGGAAATCGCCATCTCGGTTTTCATCGTTACCGTCGGTGTGGTCGTGTATCGTTTTATCGTTACCCACATGCCGATTTTGTATGAGCATCCCGATTACCGACACGAGCACTAA
- a CDS encoding 4Fe-4S dicluster domain-containing protein, with the protein MTRRKFLGWIGAAAGAGAVMGGSASAASTKHFKGYPGSLGVLHDITRCIGCRQCERACNTVNALPEPQQPFDDLSVLNQERRTTSHAYTVVNRFQGEDKAHPTFVKIQCNHCLEPACASVCFVKAFRKDRTGAVTYDASLCVGCRYCMIACPFNIPAYEYNKAFTPRVMKCTLCLPRIEKGLLPGCVASCPKEALTFGPREKLIKEARRRIQRFPQTYVDHIYGETEMGGTSWLYLSARPFGELGMREDLGIQPAPSLTAGPLSAVPIVVGLWPVLLTGIYAISRRKDQIAAQERIEAIAATVADANEEMKVKLAELKDKMNKEKEAAINLEVKKALEEAAKPSEAEKQPAEEIGAAEKRKEEK; encoded by the coding sequence ATAACCCGGAGAAAATTCCTGGGCTGGATCGGCGCGGCAGCGGGCGCCGGCGCAGTGATGGGCGGCAGTGCATCGGCAGCCTCAACCAAGCATTTCAAAGGCTATCCCGGCAGTTTGGGTGTTTTGCACGATATTACCCGGTGCATCGGCTGCAGGCAGTGTGAACGGGCCTGCAACACCGTCAATGCTCTACCGGAACCGCAACAGCCGTTCGACGACTTGTCTGTTTTGAATCAAGAGCGCCGAACAACCAGTCATGCCTATACGGTCGTCAATCGCTTTCAGGGAGAGGACAAAGCTCACCCGACCTTTGTTAAGATACAGTGCAACCATTGCCTGGAGCCGGCCTGTGCGTCGGTCTGCTTTGTCAAGGCGTTCCGGAAGGACAGGACCGGGGCGGTGACTTACGACGCTTCCCTGTGTGTGGGCTGCCGCTATTGTATGATCGCCTGTCCCTTCAACATTCCCGCCTACGAGTATAATAAGGCCTTTACCCCACGGGTGATGAAGTGCACGCTTTGTCTGCCCCGCATCGAGAAGGGCCTTTTGCCGGGTTGCGTGGCATCCTGCCCCAAGGAGGCCCTGACCTTCGGCCCGCGGGAAAAGTTGATTAAAGAGGCTCGCCGGCGCATTCAGCGCTTTCCGCAAACGTATGTCGACCATATTTACGGCGAAACCGAAATGGGAGGAACCAGTTGGCTGTATCTTTCGGCACGGCCTTTTGGTGAGTTGGGGATGCGTGAGGATCTGGGGATACAGCCCGCACCGAGCCTGACGGCCGGCCCCCTGTCGGCGGTGCCGATTGTCGTGGGGCTGTGGCCGGTGCTGTTGACAGGTATTTATGCCATTTCCAGACGCAAGGATCAGATTGCGGCGCAGGAGCGCATCGAGGCGATCGCGGCAACGGTTGCCGATGCCAATGAAGAGATGAAGGTCAAGTTGGCTGAACTGAAAGATAAAATGAACAAAGAAAAGGAAGCGGCCATCAACCTGGAGGTAAAAAAGGCCCTGGAGGAGGCCGCCAAACCGTCTGAAGCGGAAAAGCAGCCGGCTGAAGAAATTGGTGCTGCCGAGAAGCGCAAGGAGGAAAAGTAA
- a CDS encoding cytochrome C, with protein sequence MAKRVSRLWRFSAVCATILMLVSGGLAMVAAGPEESSAPVDIVFIDLPDVTGGQQMPSVPFAHDRHTRALGENKDCSACHLQQNNRFVFKFKRLKNGTPAGDMALYHENCVACHTETLTSGRKSGPLEGSCRSCHTQTALKDASAWEPIDFDKSLHYRHASSKAIQPGKMYADTNCSACHHIYDATIRKTVQRKGTEQSCLYCHKDTKTENASSIRWASHASCVGCHQQLKARSEKAGPVTCSGCHAKGEQAKIAVVEVVPRLERNQPDWVLLASWMSPDDNQGAAGDLEEALAEHMNPVAFNHRAHEGKTDACRSCHHASLTRCSQCHTEKGDAKGADVQLAQAMHSTTSNHSCIGCHNQATTAAECAGCHSLRPNKPSSQTACARCHAVDKSGLNPLPMEVETRADAARQSLGARERAKSNMADEKIPSTVKIDRMAHTYEAVQFPHRKIVRALMAGVRENKMAAYFHKDDLTLCAGCHHNAPATLQPSRCAACHGEAFKNDQDGRPGLKGAYHGQCMGCHQAMGIEEPAATDCTKCHKEKAKRGS encoded by the coding sequence ATGGCAAAGAGAGTTTCCCGTCTGTGGCGATTCAGTGCGGTTTGCGCCACTATTTTAATGCTCGTTTCAGGCGGCCTGGCGATGGTTGCTGCCGGTCCGGAGGAAAGCAGCGCACCGGTCGATATTGTTTTCATCGATTTGCCCGACGTTACCGGCGGCCAACAAATGCCGAGCGTCCCCTTTGCCCACGACCGGCACACCCGGGCGCTTGGCGAGAACAAGGACTGCAGCGCCTGCCACCTTCAGCAGAACAATCGTTTTGTTTTCAAATTCAAGCGATTGAAAAATGGAACCCCAGCAGGGGACATGGCCCTTTATCACGAGAACTGCGTCGCCTGTCATACAGAAACCTTGACGTCGGGCAGGAAGTCAGGGCCGCTGGAGGGAAGTTGCCGGTCCTGCCACACCCAGACGGCGCTCAAAGATGCCTCCGCCTGGGAGCCCATCGATTTCGACAAATCCCTGCACTACCGTCACGCTTCATCCAAGGCAATCCAGCCCGGCAAGATGTACGCAGACACAAACTGCAGTGCCTGCCACCATATTTACGACGCAACGATCCGCAAAACCGTTCAACGAAAAGGCACCGAGCAGAGCTGCCTGTACTGTCACAAAGATACGAAGACGGAAAACGCATCATCGATCCGCTGGGCATCACACGCGTCATGTGTCGGCTGTCACCAGCAGCTTAAGGCTCGTTCCGAGAAAGCCGGTCCTGTAACGTGTTCCGGATGTCACGCAAAGGGGGAGCAGGCGAAGATTGCGGTTGTCGAAGTGGTGCCGCGTCTCGAAAGGAATCAACCTGATTGGGTGCTGCTTGCCAGCTGGATGTCGCCTGACGACAACCAGGGGGCCGCTGGCGATTTGGAAGAAGCCCTGGCGGAACACATGAACCCGGTGGCCTTCAATCATCGAGCCCATGAGGGAAAAACCGATGCATGCCGTTCGTGTCACCACGCGTCGCTGACAAGATGCTCGCAATGTCATACGGAAAAAGGGGACGCCAAAGGGGCCGACGTACAGTTGGCCCAGGCCATGCACAGCACGACATCGAACCACAGCTGCATCGGCTGCCACAACCAGGCCACGACAGCCGCGGAGTGTGCCGGCTGCCACTCGCTGCGGCCGAACAAGCCGTCCAGTCAGACGGCATGCGCCCGGTGTCACGCCGTGGACAAGTCCGGCCTGAACCCACTGCCCATGGAGGTGGAAACCAGGGCTGACGCCGCACGTCAGTCACTGGGCGCCCGGGAGCGGGCGAAGTCGAATATGGCGGACGAAAAGATTCCCAGCACAGTAAAAATCGACCGGATGGCGCATACGTACGAGGCCGTTCAATTCCCCCACCGGAAAATTGTGCGCGCCCTCATGGCAGGCGTCAGGGAAAACAAAATGGCGGCTTATTTTCACAAGGACGACCTTACCCTGTGCGCCGGCTGTCATCACAATGCACCGGCAACGCTCCAGCCCAGCAGGTGTGCCGCGTGCCATGGCGAGGCCTTTAAAAACGATCAGGACGGTCGCCCCGGGTTGAAAGGCGCCTACCACGGGCAGTGCATGGGCTGTCATCAGGCAATGGGAATTGAAGAACCAGCGGCCACGGACTGCACAAAATGTCACAAGGAAAAAGCTAAAAGAGGATCTTGA